In the genome of Capra hircus breed San Clemente chromosome 5, ASM170441v1, whole genome shotgun sequence, one region contains:
- the C5H12orf50 gene encoding uncharacterized protein C12orf50 homolog, with product MEMQQNCSISCFWETQPLGCVKISCIFYHSKPRNINGLFLPPSSNITLQKETQEGIPPPTQSQEPLKPQENISRPIHNPLVLKTNFEEEEEEEGEQNDASSLWTKTPEEIEEKRAIKEMCYKSGEYYRVHTPSDISSSKSLASIVEKEIEKSLESGSELQEGDGLTVPTKFSRFERQGEIKASLDKKPRTDIAAFENGGGDCYIPQRIIFLGVDENEALTEEKESTISQCSNAKDNKDSPHLKRSLTTRLVPTTHVLNATENISMKCREDLSSMNDVHPVMKPHFKGVKKRKWIYDEPKNFPGPGMRRAVQPSNPKNKMSYHRNNKNKNSENASYIHVQRGAVRTVSLNAPPHGRPTHGSYNKADVNKEPKFNLCSDKYMSTSYNGSVWRKRIPFSKTYSKNEKIYTEPRRNGSK from the exons ATGGAAATGCAG CAAAACTGCAGTATTTCATGCTTCTGGGAAACTCAACCTCTTGGTTGTGTGAAGATCAGTTGTATCTTTTATCACAGCAAACCTCGAAATATCAATGGATTATTTTTGCCACCAAGTAGCA ATATCACACTACAGAAAGAAACTCAGGAAGGAATTCCACCCCCAACCCAAAGTCAGGAACCTCTAAAACCTCAGGAGAATATATCACGACCCATTCACAATCCCTTAGTTTTAAAAACTAActttgaggaagaggaggaggaagaaggtgaACAAAATG ATGCTTCTAGTTTATGGACAAAGACTcctgaagaaattgaagaaaaaagaGCAATAAAGGAGATGTGTTATAAATCTG GTGAATACTACAGAGTTCATACTCCTTCAGATATTTCATCATCTAAAAGCCTAGCCTCTATAGTGGAAAAAGAGATAGAAAAGTCTTTGGAAAGTGGCAGTGAATTGCAAGAAG ggGATGGTCTGACAGTTCCAACAAAATTCAGCCGATTTGAAAGGCAAGGTGAAATAAAAGCATCATTGGACAAGAAACCAAGGACTGACATTGCTGCATTTGAAAATGGAG GAGGTGACTGCTACATTCCACAGAGAATCATATTTCTTGGAGTAGATGAAAATGAAGCTTTAACCGAAGAGAAAGAAAGCACCATATCACAATGTTCAAATGCTAAAG ATAACAAGGACAGCCCTCATCTAAAGCGTTCCCTAACTACCCGACTAGTACCTACAACGCATGTATTAAATGCTACTGAGAATATCAGTATGAAGTGCAGAGAGGACCTCTCTTCAA TGAATGATGTCCACCCAGTAATGAAGCCTCATTTTAAAggtgtgaaaaaaagaaaatggatataTGATGAACCAAAGAACTTTCCTGGCCCCGGGATGCGGAGAG CAGTGCAGCCTTCAAAtcccaaaaataaaatgagttaccatcggaataataaaaacaaaaattctgagAATGCATCCTATATCCATGTTCAGAGAGGTGCTGTCAGAACTGTCTCATTGAATGCACCTCCCCATGGCAGGCCTACACACGGGTCCTACAATAAAGCTGATGTTAACAAGGAACCCAAATTCAACCTCTGTTCAG ATAAATATATGTCAACGTCATATAATGGTTCAGTGTGGCGAAAAAGAATTCCTTTTTCAAAaacatattcaaaaaatgaaaagatatatacaG AGCCAAGAAGAAATGGGAGCAAGTAA